TTCAGGCATCGCCGGCCCTAGCGGCGGCAGCGCGGCCAAACCGGTCGGCACAGTCTGGTTCGGCCTGGCCACGCCCGAAGGTTCGTTTGAGCAAACCGCGCTTTTCGCAGGCGACCGCGAAGCAGTAAGGGCGCAAGCCGTCGAATACGCATTGGCTTTCTTGGCGGAACATTTGGTTTGATAGAAAAAACTCAGGCCGTCTGAAATCTGGAAATCAGGTTTCAGACGGCCTTTTTATTTATCTATTCAAACCATCGGCGGATTTATACGCCCAAAAGCTCTTTGCCGAGGAAGCTGCCTTTTTCGACACCCGGCAGGACGAAGAAATAGCCGCCGCCAAACGGGCTGATGTATTCCTCCAGCGGTTCGCCGTTGAGCAGGTTTTGCACGAAGATGAAGCCGTCAGCAAGGTTGGCCTGATAGCAGATAAACACCAAGCCGACATCGAGCTGGCCGTTGGCGGCGAGGCCGCGCGAGTAGTTGAAGGCGCGGCGGTAGAGCAGGTGTTTTTTCATAAACTCCGGATCGCGCGGGTTGGCAAGGCGCATATGGCTGTCTTTGGGCGTGATTTTGCCGTCTGGGTCTTTGGCAAAATCGGCAGTGTCGCCCTCTTTTTTACCGTCCATAGGCGCGCCGCTGTATTTGCGCCGGCCGAAAATATCGGTTTGTTCCTGCATTGGGGTGCGGTCCCAAAACTCGACAAAGTGGCGGATGAGGCGGACGGCCTGATAGCTGCCGTTTTTCGCCCATGCCGGTTCGTCCAAGCTGTTGGCGGCAACGCCTGTCCACAGGACTTGATCGGCAACTTTGGGATCTTCGACTTTGGGATTGCCTGAGCCGTCGCGGAAACCTAAAAGATTGCGCGCGGCAATGGCGCCGGGTTCGGCTTTAGGCAGCCAACCGTCTATGCTCCAGCGGATGACGGCAAACTGGGCGGTGTTTTTGATGATATCGCGCAGGGCAGCTTGGCAGGTTTCGGGGGAAAACGCGCAAATTTGCAGGCTGAGGTCGCCGTCGCACCAAGATTTTTGGAGTTTGTCATTAGGGAAGTCGCGCATTTCCTGCAGGTGTTTCGGCTTTTTGTCTTTGAGGCCGAAGCGGTCGTCAAAGAGGCTGCTGCCGACGCCGACGGTAACTGTCAGTCCGTCGGGGCGGAATTGTTTGCCGAGGATGCCGCTGCCCGCAGGCGGGAGCTTGTCATCGCCGTCTTGGTATTCGCCGCCTTGGGTGAGGAATTCGATGCGGGCGGTCAGGGCGCGGAACAGGTTTTCAAGTTGTTTGGCGTCTTTGGCGGTAACGTCAAAGGCACACATGATGCCGAAGAGCTGGTGTGGCGTGACGATGCCTGCCTGATGCTCGCCGTAACACGGATAGGCCAGCTCGGAATGTTGGTTGTTTTGGGTCTCGGCGGCGGATTCGCCTTGTTTTTTACCGGCAAAATAACCAGCAACGCCGATGGCACCGGCGGCAAGGGCAGTTTTGAAAAGGGTTCGTTTTTCGGGTTGTGCCGGTTGTTTGTTTTGGCTCATTATTTGCTCCTTGGCAGGGAACGGAAAGATTGCAATCGTATGAAGTAAGGTCGGTTTTCAAGTATATTTGTGTGGGCGACAATAAGATTCAGACGGCCTTTCAATATCCAAAGGCCGTCTGAAAACGCGTTATCTTATTTCAAACCCAAAATGCCGCGCAGTTTGGCCAAGTCCTCTGCCAAGGCATTAATCGGCGCCTGCAGGGCTTTGCGGTCTTCTTCGCTCAGTTTGTCGTACAGCTCGAAGCCGTCTTGTTTTTTGTATTTCGCCAAAATGTCTTCAACCTGTTTGAAGTTGGCATCGGTTTTTTCCAACAGCGCTTTGTCTTTGGCTTCAATCAGCGGACGGAACAAATCAACGATTTTTTTGGAGCCTTCCACATTGGCTTGGAAGTCGCTCAAGTCGGTATGGCTGTAACGGTCTTCTTCGCCGCTG
This genomic interval from Neisseria sp. Marseille-Q5346 contains the following:
- the efeB gene encoding iron uptake transporter deferrochelatase/peroxidase subunit yields the protein MSQNKQPAQPEKRTLFKTALAAGAIGVAGYFAGKKQGESAAETQNNQHSELAYPCYGEHQAGIVTPHQLFGIMCAFDVTAKDAKQLENLFRALTARIEFLTQGGEYQDGDDKLPPAGSGILGKQFRPDGLTVTVGVGSSLFDDRFGLKDKKPKHLQEMRDFPNDKLQKSWCDGDLSLQICAFSPETCQAALRDIIKNTAQFAVIRWSIDGWLPKAEPGAIAARNLLGFRDGSGNPKVEDPKVADQVLWTGVAANSLDEPAWAKNGSYQAVRLIRHFVEFWDRTPMQEQTDIFGRRKYSGAPMDGKKEGDTADFAKDPDGKITPKDSHMRLANPRDPEFMKKHLLYRRAFNYSRGLAANGQLDVGLVFICYQANLADGFIFVQNLLNGEPLEEYISPFGGGYFFVLPGVEKGSFLGKELLGV